One Niabella beijingensis DNA window includes the following coding sequences:
- a CDS encoding NAD(P)-dependent alcohol dehydrogenase yields the protein MINAKGYAAHSKTDALKPWDFERRELGADDVLFDILYCGICHSDIHQVRSEWGPAIYPIVPGHEIVGRITAVGTNVSRFKAGDLAGIGCMVNSCQHCDSCQSGKEQFCDNKQTVWTYNSLEKDKKTVTYGGYSDKIVCDQHFVLHVSDKLDLKAVAPLLCAGITTYSPLRKWKIGKGHKVGVLGLGGLGHMAVKFAVSFGAEVTMLSTSPSKEADAKRLGAHKFVLTKDPEQVKSLDRYFDFIIDTVSAPHDYDMYLQMLKTDGAHICVGLPPEPLRITGNSLMRGNRVLTASSIGGIPETQEMLDYCAAHDIVSDIELIDIKDVNTAYERVLKSDVKYRFVIDMATL from the coding sequence TGATGTATTGTTTGATATTTTATATTGTGGCATTTGCCATTCGGACATCCACCAGGTAAGAAGCGAATGGGGGCCGGCTATTTACCCCATCGTTCCCGGTCATGAGATCGTGGGACGTATTACTGCGGTTGGTACAAATGTTTCGCGTTTCAAAGCAGGCGACCTCGCCGGTATCGGCTGCATGGTGAATTCCTGCCAGCATTGCGACAGCTGCCAGAGCGGGAAAGAGCAATTCTGCGATAACAAACAAACGGTGTGGACCTATAACTCACTGGAGAAGGATAAAAAAACGGTGACTTACGGAGGATACTCCGATAAGATCGTGTGTGATCAGCATTTTGTATTGCACGTCTCCGATAAACTGGATCTTAAAGCGGTGGCGCCTTTGCTTTGTGCCGGCATTACCACCTATTCACCCCTGCGTAAATGGAAAATAGGAAAAGGACATAAAGTGGGCGTACTGGGGCTGGGAGGTCTCGGGCATATGGCAGTGAAATTTGCCGTTTCTTTTGGTGCCGAGGTGACGATGCTGAGCACATCGCCTTCAAAAGAAGCGGATGCCAAACGCCTTGGGGCCCACAAATTCGTGCTGACGAAGGATCCGGAACAGGTCAAAAGCCTGGATCGTTATTTCGACTTTATCATTGATACGGTTTCCGCCCCCCACGATTATGATATGTACCTGCAGATGCTGAAAACAGACGGAGCGCATATTTGTGTGGGATTGCCGCCGGAACCCCTCCGGATCACCGGCAACAGCTTAATGCGGGGGAACCGGGTGCTGACCGCGTCTTCCATCGGAGGGATCCCGGAAACACAGGAAATGCTGGACTATTGTGCCGCACATGATATCGTCAGTGATATCGAACTGATCGATATCAAAGATGTAAATACCGCTTACGAGCGTGTGTTAAAAAGCGATGTGAAGTACCGTTTTGTAATTGACATGGCGACCCTGTAA